A single genomic interval of Electrophorus electricus isolate fEleEle1 chromosome 4, fEleEle1.pri, whole genome shotgun sequence harbors:
- the LOC113580117 gene encoding spectrin beta chain, non-erythrocytic 4 isoform X2 encodes MANASTDLDNAEAQRQLNNNNRPTSTGFWETETTSAKLFECSRIKALADERDAVQKKTFTKWVNSHLARVSCRISDLYNDLRDGYMLTRLLEVLSGELLPRPTRGRMRIHCLENVDKALQFLKEQRVHLENVGSHDIVDGNHRLTLGLIWTIILRFQIQVIKIETEDNRETRSAKDALLLWCQMKTAGYPEVNIYNFTTCWRDGLAFNALIHRHRPDLIEFHKLTRSNATHNLQQAFNIAEQSLGLTKLLDPEDVNTENPDEKSIITYVVSYYHYFSKMKALIVEGKRIGKVLDNAIEAEKIIQRYDALASDLLEWIERTISIISNQKFANSLTGVQQQLQAFTTYCTIEKPIKFQEKGNLEVLLFTIQSKLRANNQKPYVPHDGKLISDINKAWERLEKAEHERGVALRKELIRQEKLELLAQRFDHKTTMRQAWLNENQRLVSQDNFGYDLPAVEAAMKKHEAIEADISSYEDRISVVVELAVEMEAEGYYDIRRILARKENILGQWGLLKELVVGRKARLEKNLALQKTFQEMVYMIDWMEEMQVKLLSKDYGKHLLEVEDLIQKHNLQEADITVQAERVETLNIAALKFTTIEGYQPCDPQVICNRVNHVSTCLDELKQLAAKRRSELEESRELWAFFQEVEESEAWIREKTSILATQSCGKDLSSVLRLLQKHKSLAGELLARRTLLQQTMKKGKQILTQKSFSMAGIQDRLLEVKGEWKRLEDQATQRLGQLQEALDFFQFSTEMDDLLAWLQDTYRLVSSEDFGHDEYSTQSLLKKHRGVCEDIDNHQLHVAALHKHVAVLPLHFRELEEVQARVSEAEQLYAEVAEVAVLRQQWLHDALAVYHMFSEVNACEVWIDEKEQWLNKMEVPERLEDVEVVAHRFESLDQEMNSLMGRILDVNQIVQQLLDSGHPSSTEVRGCQDHLNSRWNRMVELVEQKKDHLDSILRIQNYLLECTEIKSQIQDKRKAIDATQYVGSDLGSVLALQRRLSTMEGALAVLEPKLIHLQQEAEELATSHPDKAVEILLPFEGISVEWEELKRTLQGCEDSLTVAGRLQQFIQDLDSFLTWLVQTQTAAASDELPNTLEEAERLINLHAALKEEIGRYEEDYERLQSANEILESEDSPLPRAALQQWLHKLDVGWSKLLEMWESRRDVLVQAHIFHLFLRDVKQAEAFLNNQESALAHVELPTTVETVEAAIKKHKEFTTTMELNLHRIKAVIEAGESLISQSNIYSERIRERVDLLTTRGNENRELAQQWLRKLNEQWELQRFLQDCHELGDWVAEKMLMARDTSRDEAQKLHKKWLKHQAFMAELAQNKEWLDKIEKEGQKLMQEKPELGAAVRQKLSEIRECWQDLESTTQAKARQLFQANQANLVVQSYTSLDQRLQQLEGQLAHADYGQDLTSVNKQLKNLQMMESQVEEWCKEVGELQAQTSSISQQVQIMDVVSEQQAAVETRIVRLIEPLKERRRILLASKEVHQVGRDLEDEILWVQERLPMATSQEHGTSLQAVQQLMKKNQGLQRELESHRGRVEDVLERAGVIASIRSPEADCVRACMEQLEGLWGVLWTETEHRQLTLDAMYQAHQYYFDITEVEAWLSEQELHMMNEEKGKDEASTLQLLKKHLVLEQTIEDYAETIGLLSQQCRQLLELGHPESEQISKRQSQIDRLYVSLKDLVEERKCQLEQQYWLYQLNREVDELEQWIAEREVTASSTELGQDFEHVTVLQDKFTEFTSETGRLGQERVTAVNQMVDELIDYGHADAATIAEWKDAVNEAWADLLELMETRGQMLAASHQLHKFFSDCREVLVHIGDKQQRLPEVRARQDGSTNTSTLQRLMNTFEHDIQLLVGQVRQLQESAAQLRTVYAGEKAEAISIREQEVMQAWKELLISCEECRVQITTATDKLRFFGVVRDQLMWMDSIICQIGTGEKPRDVSSVEVLMNYHQNLKSEVEARQKSMQQCIEMGKTLLAARNPASEEIKEKLEKVLSKQRELTEKWDKHWEELQHMLEVHQFAQEAMVAEAWLTAQEPFLSSKELGASVDEVEQLIRRHEAFRKAAATWEERFSSLRRLTTVEKIKAEQSKLPPTPLLGRKVFLDPQDSSPGRSSPSSLLRQAVYEHGEPRVERITAYPSPSSVARRLGSTVANYTPIMNGAATYRIQEARNAGVLGVAAGLGMPVELKVTQLCPTLEREWDRQQENVMAEVVLQEPGGGRKRLNSGPGGSGSSRSELQVEQHPPPRETRLERQLSNDQLIQARRDELPQEVWRERAERERRLERQTSSEQEGPAHGHEPRHRDRHRLERQESSEHETGRDHSDRRSGGGEKRSTLADIVEQLQEREAAQARGEIPRLPNGFPEKSSRPDRPRARDRPKPRRRPRPKEGMVVETRRSRSAPAQSSPTAPQPPTHTAQHEGFLFRKLDIESQKKSSNRSWVNLYCVLTKGELAFYKDSKNTTTSYNNEPIINLSSCSCDITNGYKKKKNVFTLKTKDGNEFLFHAKDEDDLKAWITSINTSICEHEEMAKWGQSHPTTSSTDEGTRRDGSRAGASERGERSDRADRGSERSDKGEKPEKKTGKKK; translated from the exons GTATCCTGAGGTCAACATTTACAACTTCACCACATGCTGGAGGGATGGACTGGCATTCAATGCACTCATACACCGACACAG GCCTGATTTGATAGAGTTTCACAAGTTGACCAGATCTAATGCCACACACAACCTCCAGCAAGCCTTCAACATTGCTGAGCAGAGTCTAGGACTCACTAAGCTACTGGATCCAGAAG ATGTGAACACAGAGAATCCTGATGAGAAGTCCATTATTACATATGTAGTATCCTACTATCATTACTTCTCCAAAATGAAAGCTCTTATAGTGGAGGGCAAAAGAATTGGAAAG GTCTTGGATAACGCCATAGAGGCAGAGAAGATTATCCAGCGCTATGATGCTctggcctcagacctgctggAGTGGATTGAGAGGACCATCAGCATCATCAGTAACCAGAAGTTTGCTAACTCGCTAACAGGCGTACAGCAGCAACTTCAAGCCTTTACGACCTACTGTACCATCGAAAAGCCTATCAA GTTCCAAGAGAAAGGAAACCTGGAGGTGCTGCTCTTCACTATCCAAAGCAAGCTCAGAGCAAATAACCAAAAGCCATATGTGCCTCATGATGGGAAACTCATCTCTGACATCAACAAG GCATGGGAGAGGCTAGAGAAGGCAGAGCACGAGAGGGGTGTAGCTCTAAGAAAGGAGCTGATTCGCCAAGAGAAACTGGAGCTCCTCGCCCAGCGTTTTGATCACAAGACCACCATGAGGCAAGCCTGGCTCAACGAGAACCAGCGACTTGTTTCCCAG GATAACTTTGGCTATGATTTGCCTGCTGTGGAGGCAGCCATGAAGAAGCATGAGGCAATTGAGGCAGATATTTCATCCTATGAGGACCGCATCAGTGTGGTGGTAGAGCTGGCAGTGGAGATGGAGGCGGAGGGGTACTACGACATCCGTCGCATCCTGGCACGTAAGGAGAACATCCTGGGACAGTGGGGCCTCCTCAAAGAGCTGGTGGTGGGGCGGAAAGCACGTCTGGAGAAGAACCTGGCACTGCAGAAAACCTTTCAGGAGATGGTGTACATGATTGACTGGATGGAAGAGATGCAG GTTAAACTGCTATCTAAAGACTATGGAAAACACCTGCTAGAAGTGGAAGACCTGATCCAGAAACACAACCTGCAAGAGGCTGATATCACAGTACAAGCAGAGAGGGTGGAGACACTAAACATTGCTGCTCTTAAATTCACCACCATTGAGG gctacCAGCCATGTGATCCCCAGGTGATCTGTAATCGAGTCAACCACGTCAGCACCTGCCTTGATGAGCTGAAGCAATTGGCAGCGAAAAGGCGCTCAGAGCTAGAGGAGTCACGGGAGCTCTGGGCCTTCTTCCAGGAAGTGGAGGAGTCCGAGGCCTGGATTCGTGAAAAGACTTCTATCCTGGCCACCCAGAGCTGTGGTAAGGACCTGAGTAGTGTCCTGAGGCTTCTGCAGAAACACAAGAGTCTTGCTGGGGAGCTACTGGCCCGCCGCACCCTTCTCCAGCAGACTATGAAGAAAGGCAAACAGATCCTGACCCAGAAGAGCTTCAGCATGGCCGGGATACAGGACAGGCTGCTGGAGGTCAAAGGAGAGTGGAAGCGTCTGGAGGACCAGGCCACACAGCGGCTTGGCCAGTTACAGGAGGCGCTGGACTTCTTCCAGTTCAGCACGGAGATGGACGATTTGCTCGCCTGGCTGCAGGACACCTACAGGCTGGTGTCCAGCGAGGACTTTGGACATGATGAGTACTCCACACAGTCACTGCTCAAGaagcacagaggtgtgtgtgaggacatcGACAATCACCAGCTACATGTGGCGGCCCTGCACAAGCATGTGGCAGTACTGCCGCTGCATTTCCGTGagctggaggaggtgcaggCACGCGTGAGCGAGGCTGAACAGCTCTACGCTGAAGTGGCTGAGGTGGCCGTGCTGAGGCAACAGTGGTTGCATGACGCGTTGGCTGTGTACCACATGTTCAGCGAGGTGAACGCCTGTGAGGTGTGGATCGATGAAAAGGAGCAGTGGCTGAATAAGATGGAGGTGCCAGAGAGGCTGGAGGATGTGGAGGTGGTGGCCCACAG atTTGAAAGCCTGGACCAGGAGATGAACAGCCTGATGGGACGCATACTGGATGTCAATCAAATAGTGCAGCAACTCCTGGACAGTGGCCATCCAAGTTCCACTGAGGTCAGAGGCTGTCAGGATCATCTTAATAGCAG GTGGAACCGTATGGTGGAGCTGGTAGAACAGAAGAAGGATCATTTGGACTCCATCCTGCGCATCCAGAACTACCTGCTAGAATGCACAGAGATCAAGTCCCAGATCCAGGATAAGCGGAAAGCTATCGATGCCACCCAGTATGTGGGCAGTGACCTGGGCAGTGTGCTGGCATTGCAGCGGCGCCTGTCCACCATGGAGGGCGCTCTAGCCGTCCTAGAGCCCAAACTCATCCACCTACAGCAGGAAGCAGAGGAGCTGGCCACCTCCCACCCGGACAAGGCTGTGGAGATCCTGCTGCCCTTTGAGGGCATAAGCGTagagtgggaggagctgaaaCGGACCCTGCAGGGCTGTGAGGACTCGCTCACAGTTGCCGGTCGCCTGCAGCAGTTCATCCAAGACCTGGATTCTTTCCTCACATGGCTGGTGCAGACGCAGACGGCGGCGGCTTCAGACGAGCTTCCCAACACGCTGGAGGAGGCCGAGAGGCTCATCAACCTACACGCAGCCCTCAAGGAGGAGATCGGCCGCTACGAAGAAGACTACGAGCGCCTGCAGAGCGCGAATGAGATCCTGGAGTCGGAGGACTCGCCGCTGCCTCGTGCTGCACTGCAACAGTGGCTGCACAAGCTGGATGTGGGATGGAGCAAGCTCCTAGAGATGTGGGAGAGCCGTCGGGATGTGCTGGTGCAGGCACACATCTTCCATCTGTTCCTAAGGGATGTGAAGCAGGCTGAGGCCTTTCTCAACAACCAG GAGTCAGCCCTGGCCCACGTGGAGCTACCAACTACGGTGGAGACAGTGGAGGCTGCTATTAAGAAGCATAAGGAGTTCACCACCACCATGGAGCTGAACCTGCACCGAATCAAGGCTGTCATAGAGGCAGGAGAAAGCCTGATTAGTCAGAGCAACATCTACTCGGAGCGCATCCGAGAGCGGGTGGACCTGCTCACTACCAG AGGGAATGAGAACCGGGAACTGGCCCAGCAGTGGCTCCGGAAACTGAACGAACAGTGGGAGCTGCAGAGGTTCCTGCAGGACTGCCACgag CTGGGTGACTGGGTGGCAGAGAAGATGCTAATGGCTCGGGATACGTCTCGCGATGAGGCACAGAAACTGCACAAGAAATGGCTGAAGCACCAGGCTTTCATGGCAGAACTCGCACAGAATAAGGAGTGGCTCGACAAAATTGAGAAG GAGGGCCAGAAGCTGATGCAGGAGAAGCCAGAGCTGGGTGCAGCTGTCCGGCAGAAACTGAGTGAGATCCGCGAGTGCTGGCAGGACTTGGAGAGCACCACTCAGGCCAAGGCCAGGCAGCTGTTCCAGGCCAACCAGGCCAACCTGGTGGTCCAGAGCTACACCAGCCTGGACCAACGGCTGCAGCAGCTCGAGGGTCAGCTGGCACATGCCGACTATGGCCAGGACCTCACCTCCGTCAACAAGCAGCTGAAGAATCTACAG ATGATGGAGAGTCAGGTGGAGGAGTGGTGTAAGGAGGTGGGAGAGCTTCAAGCCCAgacctcctccatctctcagCAAGTCCAGATTATGGATGTGGTGTCCGAGCAACAGGCTGCTGTGGAAACGCGTATTGTGCGGCTCATCGAGCCTCTTAAGGAGAGACGACGTATCCTGCTTGCCTCTAAAGAGGTGCACCAAGTGGGCCGAGACCTAGAGGATGAAATT TTGTGGGTGCAAGAGCGCCTCCCCATGGCCACATCACAGGAACATGGAACCAGTTTACAGGCTGTGCAGCAGctcatgaaaaaaaatcag GGCCTACAGAGGGAGCTGGAGAGTCACCGCGGGCGGGTGGAGGATGTGTTGGAGCGGGCAGGGGTGATCGCCTCCATCCGCAGCCCCGAGGCCGACTGTGTGAGGGCATGCATGGAGCAGCTGGAGGGGCTGTGGGGGGTGCTGTGGACTGAGACAGAGCACCGGCAGCTGACCCTGGATGCCATGTACCAGGCCCACCAGTACTACTTCGACATCACCGAGGTTGAGGCCTGGCTCAGTGAACAAGAGCTGCACATGATGAATGAGGAGAAAGGAAAG GATGAGGCCAGTACACTCCAGCTACTGAAGAAACACCTGGTACTGGAGCAGACCATAGAGGACTACGCAGAGACCATCGGCCTCCTCTCCCAGCAGTGCAGACAGCTACTGGAGCTCGGCCACCCAGAGAG TGAGCAGATCAGTAAACGCCAGTCCCAGATTGACCGGCTATACGTGTCTCTGAAGGAcctggtggaggagaggaagtgtCAACTTGAGCAGCAGTACTGGCTCTACCAGCTCAACCGGGAAGTCGATGAGCTCGAACAGTGGATCGCCGAGAGAGAGGTCACGGCCAGCTCCACAGAGCTGGGCCAAGACTTTGAGCATGTGACG GTCCTGCAGGATAAGTTCACTGAGTTCACCTCAGAGACAGGTCGCCTCGGTCAGGAGAGAGTGACGGCTGTCAATCAGATGGTGGACGAGCTGATTGACTATGGACACGCAGACGCGGCCACCATTGCCGAGTGGAAAGATGCCGTGAATGAGGCGTGGGCTGACCTGCTGGAGCTGATGGAGACCAGGGGTCAGATGCTCGCAGCTTCCCACCAGCTGCACAAATTCTTCTCTGATTGCCGAGAG GTGCTAGTGCACATAGGGGACAAACAGCAGAGGCTGCCCGAAGTGCGTGCCCGCCAGGATGGCTCCACTAACACCAGCACCCTGCAGAGACTCATGAACACCTTTGAACATGACATCCAGCTGCTGGTTGGCCAG GTAAGACAGTTACAGGAGAGTGCTGCGCAACTCCGAACAGTCTATGCTGGAGAGAAGGCCGAAGCCATCAGCATTCGGGAACAAGAAGTGATGCAAGCATGGAAAGAGCTGCTAATTTCTTGTGAGGAGTGCCGTGTACAGATCACTACAGCAACAGACAAACTACGCTTTTTCGGTGTGGTCCGAGACCAGTTGATGTGGATGGACAGCATCATCTGCCAGATAGGAACTGGAGAGAAGCCCAG GGACGTGTCCTCCGTGGAGGTCCTCATGAATTACCACCAGAATTTGAAGAGTGAGGTGGAGGCTCGCCAGAAGAGCATGCAGCAGTGTATCGAGATGGGCAAGACCCTGCTCGCCGCACGCAACCCCGCCTctgaggag ATCAAAGAGAAATTGGAGAAGGTACTGAGCAAGCAGAGAGAACTCACAGAGAAATGGGACAAACATTGGGAGGAGCTACAGCACA TGTTGGAGGTACATCAGTTTGCCCAGGAGGCCATGGTAGCTGAGGCATGGCTCACAGCGCAGGAACCATTCCTGAGTAGTAAGGAACTAGGCGCCAGTGTGGATGAGGTGGAGCAGCTGATTCGGCGTCACGAGGCTTTCCGCAAAGCAGCTGCCACCTGGGAGGAGAGGTTCAGCTCTCTCCGACGCCTTACCACG GTGGAGAAAATAAAGGCAGAGCAGAGTAAACTCCCCCCGACTCCTCTTCTGGGTCGCAAAGTTTTCCTGGACCCCCAGGACTCGTCTCCAGGCCGGAGCAGCCCCTCCTCACTTCTCCGGCAGGCCGTCTATGAGCATGGCGAGCCTCGGGTGGAGCGCATCACCGCTTACCCCTCTCCCTCATCAGTAGCTCGCAGACTTGGCTCCACTGTGGCCAACTACACACCCATCATGAACGGAGCAGCTACCTACCGCATCCAGGAAGCCAGGAATGCAGGCGTGCTGGGTGTGGCTGCTGGTCTTGGCATGCCTGTGGAGCTGAAAGTCACTCAACTCTGCCCCACGCTGGAGAGGGAGTGGGACAGGCAGCAGGAGAATGTGATGGCAGAGGTGGTGCTCCAGGAGCCAGGTGGAGGCAGGAAGAGGCTGAACAGTGGCCCAGGGGGAAGTGGCAGCAGCCGGTCTGAACTGCAGGTAGAGCAGCATCCACCTCCGAGGGAGACACGGCTTGAGCGACAGCTCTCCAACGATCAACTGATCCAGGCAAGGAGAGACGAACTCCCCCAGGAGGTGTGGCGGGAGAGGGCGGAGCGTGAGAGGCGTCTGGAGAGGCAGACGTCCAGTGAACAAGAGGGTCCTGCCCATGGACATGAACCtcggcacagggacagacaccggctagagaggcaggagagcagTGAACATGAGACAGGCAGGGACCACTCAGACAGACGCTCCggaggagg AGAGAAAAGGTCTACTTTAGCTGATATTGTGGAGCAGCTtcaagagagagaagctgcaCAG GCCCGTGGGGAAATCCCCCGTCTCCCAAACGGCTTTCCTGAGAAGTCTTCACGACCAGACCGTCCGCGGGCTCGAGATCGACCCAAACCACGGAGAAGACCGCGGCCCAAGGAGGGGATGGTGGTGGAAACGCGGCGGTCTCGCTCGGCGCCAGCTCAGAGCAGCCCAACAGCACCCCAGCCACCTACCCACACTGCCCAGCATGAGGGGTTCCTCTTCCGAAAGCTGGATATCGAGAGCCAGAAGAAGAGTTCCAACAG GTCTTGGGTGAACTTGTACTGCGTGTTGACGAAGGGAGAGCTCGCTTTCTACAAGGACTCCAAGAACACCACCACATCTTACAACAACGAGCCAATCATTAACCTTAGCAGCTGTTCGTGCGACATCACCAACGGatacaagaagaagaaaaacgtCTTCACGCTCAa AACTAAAGATGGGAACGAATTTCTCTTCCATGCTAAAGATGAG GATGATCTGAAGGCCTGGATAACCAGTATCAACACAAGTATCTGTGAGCATGAGGAGATGGCCAAATGGGGGCAGTCTCATCCTACTACCTCATCCACAGACGAGGGCACACGGCGGGATGGTAGCAGGGCCGGGGCCTCAGAGAGGGGCGAGAGGTCGGACCGAGCCGACCGGGGCTCTGAGCGCTCTGACAAAGGGGAAAAACCAGAGAAAAAGACTGGGAAGAAGAAATGA